Genomic window (Bacteroidia bacterium):
AGTTAATTCTGCTTAAAAAAAACAATTTTAGCTAAAAAAAAGGTGCAATTTTAAGAAATCTATTGAAATTTTAAGATTTTGGCAAAACATTTGATGTAATCTTGCGTTCGATTTTCCAACTATGTTTGCCAAAGAACTGATTTCACATGTAATTCCATCGCTTAAACCCGGCGATCATGGACTTATGGCCTTAGGTTGGATGGAAGAATTTAAAGTATCTCACCTGCCAATGGTTGACCGAGGTGAGTATTTAGGAATGATCTCCGATTCGGACATTATCGATTTGAATGAACCTGAAGAAGCAATTGGAACAGCCCATTCAAATCTCAGTAAACCTTCTGTTCAAGATGATCAGCACATTTATGAGGTTATGAAGGTGATTTCTGAACAAAAATTAACCGTAATTCCAGTTTTAGACTCCGGCAATCGGTATCTTGGGCTAATTTCTTTGGCTGATTTAATCCAGAAAATTTGTCAATTAGTAGCAGTTAATGAACCAGGTGGAATTATTGTTCTTGAAATGAACCAGAATGATTATTCTTTATCACAAATTGCACAAATTGTAGAAGGAAATGATACCAGAATTTTAAGCTGCTTTGTTTCCGCATCAACAGATACCACCAAATTGGAAGTAACCTTAAAACTAAATCGTACTGAAATATCCGGAGTTCTTCAAACTTTCGAGCGATATAATTACAAAATTCTTACCTACGTGCAAGAGAAAGGTCATTTTGAAGATGTAAAAAACCGCTATGATGAATTCATGCGTTTCTTAAATATCTAATCATTCTATTACTTTCGCACCACATTACCCGGGATTATTTTTTTTGATTCCGGGTTTTTTCTATTGGATTCCATGCAAAGAGAACAAATACTAGAATTATTCGGTAATGATCCAAAAATTCTAAAATTAAAAGAAGAATTACTCCACAAGAATTCAAGAATTGGTATCCAAGGGTTATTTGGTTCTTCCATTTCATTTGTAATTGCTTCGACTTTTTTAAAATCTAATTCCTCCTTTTTAATAATTGCTGACGATCAAGAAAAAGCAGCCTACTACCTAAATGACCTTCAAACCTTAGTGCCGGAGAATTTGATTTATTTCTTCCCTTCAACCTCAAGAAAGCCTTATTTTATTGAAGAAGTTGACAATGCCAATATCCTTGAAAGAGCTGAAGTCCTAAGTAATATTTCAACAGAAAAAAGTCCAATTGTTATTATTACCTACCCGGAAGCACTTTCTGAAAAAGTAGTCTCTCAAAAAACCTTACAAACGAATACCCTACAAATTCATAAAAATGAAAAAATAAACCAAGACTTTATTATCGATGTTTTGCATGAGTATGGATTTAGCCATACCGATTATGTAGCTGTACCGGGAGAATTTGCAATTAGAGGCGGAATTATTGATGTGTACTCTTATGCCAATGAATTTCCATTTCGGATTGAGTTTTTTGATGATGAAGTTGAAAGTTTAAGAATGTTTGACCCTTCTACTCAACTTTCCATACTTGAACAAGAAAAAATAGCCATAACACCAAATATCCAAGGGAAAATTCTCCAAGAAGACAGAGTAAGTGTTTTAGATTTTATTTCAGCCGGCACTCCTTTGTCATGTTGGATAGAAAATATGGAAGATACCTTAACTAAGATCGAAAGAAATTATGAAAAAGCTGAAAAGGCATTCCAGGAACTTGGACAAACCCTAATTGATCAAATTCCTCCACATGAAAGATTTCTAAACAGAAATGATTTTTTAAAAAATTGCCTATCATTTCCGATAATTGAATTCAAACCCTTTTTAAATAATAACTATACCTTAGAACTAAGCTTTTCCACCATTAACCAGCCCTCTTTTCAAAAAAACTTTGAATTGTTAGGTCAACATTTAGCTGAAAATTTTAATTCAGGAATATTAAATGTAATCTGCTGCGATTCTGAAAAACAGGCAGATAGGCTTAAATCTATTTTTAAAGACATCTCACCCAAAATATGTAAAACCCTCCAGGCAAAAGATGCATTACTCCCTCCGAACAATGACTTAAGCGAGGTAATTACCACTTTGCAAATGATTATCCATGAGGGATTTGTGGAAAAAGAAAAAAAGATTGCCATTTATACAGATCACCAGATTTTTGAAAGGTATCACCGGTTCCGATTAAAAGAAAGAGTAAAAAAATCAAAAGAGGCACTTACCTTAAAAGAACTTACCGGATTACAACCCGGAGATTTTGTTACCCATATTGATCATGGAGTTGGAAAATTTGCAGGTTTGGAAAAGATTGAAGTAAATGGCAAAATGCAGGAAGCCATTCGGTTAGTTTATCGAGACAATGATATTCTATACGTAAGTATTCATAGTCTGCACAGGGTAGCGAAATACTCTGGAAAAGAAGGAGAACCACCAAAGGTTCATAAACTAGGAAGCGGGGTTTGGGCGACACAAAAAGCCAAAACAAAAGCTAAAGTTAAAGACATTGCGAAAGACCTCATTCAACTTTATGCCAAAAGAAAAGCTCAAAAAGGATTTGCGTTTTCTTCCGACAACTACCTTCAAAATGAATTGGAAGCAAGTTTCATTTTTGAAGATACTCCGGATCAATTGAAGGCGACTTTGGATATCAAAAAAGATATGGAGCAAGAGTTCCCAATGGATAGGCTTATATGCGGGGATGTGGGATTCGGCAAAACCGAAGTGGCTGTTAGGGCAGCATTTAAAGCCGCTTGCGACGGAAAACAAGTTGCCATTTTAGTGCCTACTACCATTCTTGCACTCCAACATTATAAAACATTCTCACAAAGGTTAAAAGACTTCCCGATCAAAGTTGACTATCTCAATCGCTTTAAAACCGGTTCTGAACAGAAGAAGACAATTGAAAATACCTCCTCCGGCCAAGTTGATATCCTAATTGGTACTCACCGCTTAGTAAGTAAGGATGTTAAATTCAAGGACTTGGGCTTAATGATTATTGATGAGGAGCAAAAATTCGGGGTTTCTACGAAAGAAAAATTAAAGCAACTTAAAACCAATGTAGACACCTTAACACTTACTGCGACACCAATTCCAAGAACACTGCAATTCTCGTTAATGGGCGCTAGAGATTTAAGCGTTATTGCAACCCCTCCACCCAATAGATACCCGGTAGAAACCAGACTTTCAACCTTTTCAGAGGAACTTGTGAGAGATGCCATTTCATACGAAATAGCCAGAGGCGGGCAGGTTTTTTTCATCCATAACCGTGTTCAAAATATTTATGAAGTGGCCGGTATGATTCAACGATTGGTTCCGAGAGCCAGGGTAATTGTAGGACATGGACAACTAGATGGGGAGAAACTAGAAGAAATTATGCTAAGCTTTATAGAGGGAGAGGCTGATGTTCTTGTTTCCACCACCATCGTTGAAAGCGGTTTAGATATTCCCAATGCCAATACCATTCTTATCAATGATGCCCATAAATTTGGTTTAAGCGATTTGCACCAAATGAGAGGAAGAGTTGGGAGAAGCAATAAGAAGGCTTTTTGCTATCTCCTAACTTTACCTGCTTCACTAATTAGTGGAGATGCTAGAAGAAGACTTAAGGCACTGGAAGATTTCTCCGATTTAGGAAGTGGTTTTAACATTGCCATGAGGGACTTAGACATTAGAGGAGCAGGAAATATTCTTGGAGCCGAACAAAGCGGTTTTATTTCAGAGATTGGTTTTGAGATGTACCAAAAAATCCTTGATGAAGCCCTACAAGAATTAAAACCAGAAATTGAAAATATCCAAGGCAAATCGTCACATGGATTAAATCAGGCTTTTGGTGGAAGAAACCTACCTTGGGAAGTAGACACTTTAATAGACACCGATTTAGAAATATTATTACCGGATGATTATGTAAATAGCATTTCTGAAAGAATTTTACTCTACAAAAAATTAGATGATAGTAAAAACGACCATGAGTTAGATTCTTTTCAAAAAAACCTAAGCGATCGGTTTGGCCCTCCTCCACCTCCGGTAATTGAACTACTAAATACCATACGACTTCGATGGATAGGTCAAAAATTAGGAATGGAAAAAGTAGTATTAAAAATGGGCAAAATGGTTTGTTATTTTATTTCTAAACAGGATTCTCCATTTTATCAAAGTGAAAGGTTTAGCTCCATTTTAAAATTTATTCAGAAAAATCCGGGATTAGGTAAAATGAAAGAAAGTACTGAAAAATTAACTATGAGTTTCGAGGGTATCCGTAATGTAAAATCTGCAATTGAAACCTTGGAATACCTGGAGCGCGGGTAATTGGGGACCGTTGAACCCAAAATCTGCAACAGAATCCTACTATTGCTTCCAACTATTTCAAATACAAGGATTTAACAACAATATTCAACTTCAAAAAAGTTCACTATTTCTTCACCTAAAACTAACCTTAAACCTCTGTCTTTATTGTATTTAAAAGCCTCATCACGATTTCCAATTCAGGATTTAGGTTAAACGAAAGCGATTGGCCGAAGAGTAAAAATATTCCCACTTGCAGGGGGTTGATAGATACCATGAAAAGTTAGGTTTTAATTGAAAGGTGGAGTTTGCACCTCGGGCAACGATAGAGGCAAGTAGCCCACAGGACCACGCGGCGCTAGCCAAGTGGGCCGAGGACTACAGCCGATAGCGTGACCCGAACGCCCATGCAGGTTGTAAGGAAGTTTAGAGAAAAATTGTTGGGCGGAGGGGGCCCGCAAAAAATAAAAAACAGTTAAAAATTACTGCTTGCTAAAATGGCAAACCCTAATTACTTATCAATAATTACCCTCTTACTGCTACTGGTTGCTAAAGTAAAAACGCCCAAGGCCTGATTATCCCAATTCGAAATCGGATCAGAAGGAGTAACAGAAGCGCCCCTACCGCCACCTGTAATTTGATCCAGTGTATAAAAATAATCATAACAAGCCTTGTCGATTGTTTGTAAACTAACATAAACAGTATCTCCAATTTCCAAATTACCATCCCCTTTTTCCCGACCTCCAAACACCAATATTTGTGTTTCAATACCATCACCAAACCTATCATCTTGCAGATTTATTTTTGACAAGGACTCTGAATCTTTGGGATTATTATAAACCAACCTATAATGGTTTCCTTGTCCGGGATGTTCATCGTACCAAACTTGTAAAAACCTAACTAAACCGGGGCCATCCGGGCCACCGCCAAAATTAAATGAACCGATAGTAACTTTCTTTATTGGCGTTTTAGGCTGAGCAATTGAAGTACATTTAAACTCCTTGCCATTGTCGACCACTTTAACCGTATAAGTTCTGCCTGAAATGGCTTTAATGGTGGAGTCCAAATAAAAACCATTGGTATCATATGGGATTAAAGAAACATTACCCAAATTGTCTGAGACTTCAACAACTGCTGAAGAAATAGGGTTAAATGTATTATCATCATAAAATGGTTTGCTTTGGGTAATTCTTAACTTAAATCCGGTGCTATCATCTAAACTTCCTTCAAGCACATACTGCGTGGCGGCTTCCCTTAAATCTAATTGAATTTCCTTTTGGCAGCCAATAAAAAAAAGACTTAAAAAAATGAAAGCCGATAATTTGAATCCGATTGGTTTTATCATTTCTTTAAAATTTAAAATTATAAGAAATCGTTGGAACAATTTTGAATAGAGACAACTGCATTGCCCTGGTTCTGGAAGGGTCATTTGGATCTTGTTCGAAATTTATTTGAAAAGCATTTTCACGCATGTAAACATTGTAAATGCTTAAATTCCAAGAGGATTCACGTTTTTCGGTCATTTTTCTATTCCATGTTAACCCTAGATCTAACCGATGATAGGCAGGCATCCGGTAACCATTGCGTTCTGTATAATGTTCAACAATTTGACCATTCACCTCATACTTTCCACTTGGGAAGGTAACAGCATTGCCGGTATAGTAAACAAATGTTGCAGAAAGCACCCATTTGGGATGAAATTGCCACATTCCAACGATACTTAGGTCATGGGTCCTATCTTGCTTAGCGGCAAACCATCTTCCATTATCAATACCTTCAAATGATCGTTCTGTTCTGCTTAAGGTATAACTTACCCAACCTGATAATTTTCCAACCTTTCTCTTAACATAAAATTCTAGTCCATAAGCCCGACCTTTGCCTCTTAACAAATCTGCCTCAACAAACTGATTCCCTCTTAATTCGGCATTGTTTTTATAATCGACCTGGTTACCCAGCCATTTATAATACACTTCTACACTTGCTTCGAATTGGTTCTTCAAAAAATTGGAAAAATATCCTAAGGCAATTTGATCGGCTGTTTCGGGTAATACATTATTACTGCTCGGGATCCACCGGTCTGTTGGTGATGAAACAGTGCTATTGCTCAACAAATGCAGATTCTGAATATTTCTTGAATAGGATGCTTTAATTGAATGATTCTCAGACAAAATATAGTTGGCGGTAATTCTTGGCTCCAGTCTTAGGTAAGTTTTATAAAACCCACCCTTTCCTATTACGCTCGAATCGGTGACGTAAGCATCTTGATCAAAACTATAAAACACATCAGGCCCCAACAAACTAAAAGTTGACAAACGCAGACCGTAATTTACTTTAAAAATAGAACCAAACTCCTTCTCATGTTGCAGGTAAACTGCATTCTCCCATGCAAACTTCTTTGGGAAACTTTTACTTACAAAACCACTGCTATCGTCGGCCTGAATTATACCGGGAACAAAGGTGTGATATATACTTTGAAATCCGACCTTAAATGTATTGCGGTTATTATAGTAATACTGAATATCCTCCTTCAAATTCCAATCTTGAATTTTGCTCACAATATCTATATTACTTTCTCCTAAGGATAATTTTATTTTATAACTGTAATTACTGTAAATGAAGGTGGTATTAGAAAACCATTTGCTATTGAAAACATGGTTCCATCGGGCCGAGGCGGTTGCATTACCATAATCTATTCCAAACAAGTTATTGAAGGAGAAGTTGTCTCTACCAAAATAACCTGAAAGAAAAATCCGATCATTGGCTCCAATTTTATAATTGGCCTTGGCATTTAAATCGTAAAAATAAAGCTTGGTATTTCGCTGAGCCTCATCTTTGGATAGCTTTAAAAATAAGTCTGCATAGGTTCTTCTACCGGAAACAATAAAAGAACCTTTATCTTTAACGATGGGTCCTTCTATGGTTAATCGGGAGGCAATTAACCCTATTCCTCCGGTGACTATATACTTTTTTAAATTTCCTTCCTTCATCCGGATATCTACAACAGAACTTAACCTACCACCGTACTCTGCAGGCATATTACCCTTATACAAGGTTAAATCTTTTATAGCGTCCGAATTAAAAACAGAAAAAAAGCCTAATAAATGACTTGCATTATAAACAGGGGCTTCATCCAATAAAATTAAGTTTTGATCGGTTCCACCACCCCTTACATAAAAACCGGCATTTCCCTCTCCTGCTGATTTTATTCCGGGAAGTAAGGATATTGTTTTCAATACATCCCGCTCACCAAATATTACAGGAATATTCTTAATCTCATTAATATCAATTTTTGTAACACCCATTTGTGCTGATGTAACATTGGCATTCTCCTTTTCAGCCTTTACTTCAACTTCCTTTAAAACCTGGGATGATAATACAATTTCAAAATCTAACTTTACATTAGATACTAAATCAACTTCCTTTACAACTGTTTGGTAACCTATATACTGAATTGCAATCTCATATTTCCCGGATGGCAAGGTCAAAGAGTAAAATCCATAAGAATTGGTAGTTGTACCATTGGTAGGATTAGACTTCACATACACATTAGCTCCTATTAATTCCTCCCCTGACTTGGAATCTTTTATGGTTCCACTCAAGGTAAATAGCTGTTGAGCCAGGATCTCTGCCGGTATAATCAGCAAGAGTAGCAACACCAAACATAATTGTCCTTTTTTCATCATTTTAAGATGGACAAAGGTAAAGTACTAGTTCCTTGGTCAATTCAATTCAGACCACCGAAAAGAAGGTTTCGTTGTCAATTTAATCCGTTTTAAGATATTTTGGGAATAAAGAACTAATTTTTGTGAATTTACTGCTTCTTTTTCCTGGTTCTGCTATCTTTCACGATATTTGCCTTAATAATTATGCTTAGGCTTTTCCTTTTACCTCTCCTTCTTTTGGCTTTTTCGGCCAGGTGTTCCTATATTCTGATCCCAATGGATCAAACTCAGAAAAACCACTTAAAAGCATACGGTATTGCATACTGGGTGCTAAAAAATGATGTGGAAGTTGATTGGCTTCTTAATTACCGGGGTGGTAGCTTTATGTTCAAACACTTTAAAGAATTAGAAAATGAATGCCGAATCAGAGGTGTTAGTTATGAGGTTATTGCCGACGTTCAATCGACGGCTATTCTTCAGGAGATATCAGATCCTCAATTAAATATGGATGTGGCAAAACTTGAAAAGCCACCTAAAATTGCTGTTTATTCCCCTAAAAACAAACAACCTTGGGATGATGCAGTAACGCTTGTTTTAACCTATGCCGAAGTACCTTACGATATCATTTATGATGAAGAAATTATTACGGGCAAATTACCTTTATACGATTGGCTTCATCTTCACCACGAAGATTTTACCGGACAATATGGTAAATTTTACTCCCAATATCGAAATGCACCTTGGTATATTGAACAGGTAAGAGCAACCGAGCAGATGGCCAAAAGCCTTGGTTTCACTAAAGTAAGTCAGTTAAAACTAGGCGTAGCTCAAAAAATCAGAGACTTTACTGCGGGCGGCGGTTTTCTCTTTACCATGTGCTCAGCAACCGACAGTTACGATATTGCTCTCAGTGCTGCAGGGGTTGATATTTGTGAAAGTATGTTCGATGGAGACCCTGCAGATCCAAATCCTGACCCAAAACTTAACTTTTCAAACACCTTTGCTTTTAAGGATTTCAAACTCGTAAAAGATCCCTATCAATACGAATACAGCACTATTGATGCCACCGAAACCAGAAATGTTCCCAAGAATAGCGACTTCTTCACCTTGTTCGAATTCTCCGCTAAATGGGATCCTGTACCTACCATGCTTTGCCAAAACCATGAACAAATTATCAAAGGCTTCATGGGGCAAACTACAGCATTCAATAAAAAATACCTCAAAACAGAGGTTCTTGTGTTAGGCGATAATAAAGCAGCCAATGAGGCACGGTACATTCATGGAGAATTTGGTAAAGGAACCTGGACTTTTTATGGTGGCCACGACCCCGAAGATTATCAGCACATGGTTGGTGATCCGCCTACCGATTTAAACCTCCATCCAAATTCTCCCGGTTACCGCCTAATTCTCAACAATATCCTTTTTCCGGCTGCCAAAAAGAAGAAACAAAAAACCTAATCCTATCTTTTAATATTTGACTAGCTTTTTTGAACTTATTATACCGCCATCCCTTATTACTAAGGTGTAAAAACCCGGAGTTATTCCTTTTGTACTGAATTCCTGAACTCCCTGTTCCTGGCCTACCCTATAATCTAATACCCGCTGTCCAAATTCATTTAGTAATTCAACCTTAACACCCTTTGTTAGTTTTCCCAAAATCGAAACTCGATCATCGAATGGATTAGGGAAAATCAGAAAATCAGACGAGTTTATAGAGTTGGTTGCAATGGTGGCATCTGTAATTATTCCATTCCGTAAATCAATTCTTGAGTAGAACTTTGAAATGGTATTTGCACGGGTTGAATCACAAAATACCTGTAAAACCAGCTCATAAACTCCCTCACCATTTATCCAATATGCTTGATATGCCAAAACAGAATCAGATCCATCATAAATAACCCAGGCTGTTGAAATACTATCAGGTGAGGTTGATTGATAGTTAATTAGGCGAACTGAATCAATTTCCAAGGATAAAATCTGGCAATTATTGGTTATCCCTGAAAACAAAGTATCCAAAACCAATGAATCGGGAAATTGATTATAAGCGGAAGAATCAATATAAATATGGTTAGTATCCGCTATAATAAAGGAAGCAAATGCAGTATCATTCGCCTGGCTTATTATCCATGCATAATATTCGCCCGGACAAAGATTAGATAATTCTAAACTACTATCAACAAAAAATAAATTTCCTGAACCAGATTCAACGAAAATGGTATCAATTTCGCTGGTATCTGAATAAATGGTAAAAACAACTTGACCATCACATTGGCCGGCTAGTTGAATATCTGTTGGCACAGCAAGCAATCCCAAACTCGATTCCAACCCTATGGTAAAATATAAAGTATCTCTGCAACCAATTGAATCAACAA
Coding sequences:
- a CDS encoding CBS domain-containing protein, which codes for MFAKELISHVIPSLKPGDHGLMALGWMEEFKVSHLPMVDRGEYLGMISDSDIIDLNEPEEAIGTAHSNLSKPSVQDDQHIYEVMKVISEQKLTVIPVLDSGNRYLGLISLADLIQKICQLVAVNEPGGIIVLEMNQNDYSLSQIAQIVEGNDTRILSCFVSASTDTTKLEVTLKLNRTEISGVLQTFERYNYKILTYVQEKGHFEDVKNRYDEFMRFLNI
- the mfd gene encoding transcription-repair coupling factor — encoded protein: MQREQILELFGNDPKILKLKEELLHKNSRIGIQGLFGSSISFVIASTFLKSNSSFLIIADDQEKAAYYLNDLQTLVPENLIYFFPSTSRKPYFIEEVDNANILERAEVLSNISTEKSPIVIITYPEALSEKVVSQKTLQTNTLQIHKNEKINQDFIIDVLHEYGFSHTDYVAVPGEFAIRGGIIDVYSYANEFPFRIEFFDDEVESLRMFDPSTQLSILEQEKIAITPNIQGKILQEDRVSVLDFISAGTPLSCWIENMEDTLTKIERNYEKAEKAFQELGQTLIDQIPPHERFLNRNDFLKNCLSFPIIEFKPFLNNNYTLELSFSTINQPSFQKNFELLGQHLAENFNSGILNVICCDSEKQADRLKSIFKDISPKICKTLQAKDALLPPNNDLSEVITTLQMIIHEGFVEKEKKIAIYTDHQIFERYHRFRLKERVKKSKEALTLKELTGLQPGDFVTHIDHGVGKFAGLEKIEVNGKMQEAIRLVYRDNDILYVSIHSLHRVAKYSGKEGEPPKVHKLGSGVWATQKAKTKAKVKDIAKDLIQLYAKRKAQKGFAFSSDNYLQNELEASFIFEDTPDQLKATLDIKKDMEQEFPMDRLICGDVGFGKTEVAVRAAFKAACDGKQVAILVPTTILALQHYKTFSQRLKDFPIKVDYLNRFKTGSEQKKTIENTSSGQVDILIGTHRLVSKDVKFKDLGLMIIDEEQKFGVSTKEKLKQLKTNVDTLTLTATPIPRTLQFSLMGARDLSVIATPPPNRYPVETRLSTFSEELVRDAISYEIARGGQVFFIHNRVQNIYEVAGMIQRLVPRARVIVGHGQLDGEKLEEIMLSFIEGEADVLVSTTIVESGLDIPNANTILINDAHKFGLSDLHQMRGRVGRSNKKAFCYLLTLPASLISGDARRRLKALEDFSDLGSGFNIAMRDLDIRGAGNILGAEQSGFISEIGFEMYQKILDEALQELKPEIENIQGKSSHGLNQAFGGRNLPWEVDTLIDTDLEILLPDDYVNSISERILLYKKLDDSKNDHELDSFQKNLSDRFGPPPPPVIELLNTIRLRWIGQKLGMEKVVLKMGKMVCYFISKQDSPFYQSERFSSILKFIQKNPGLGKMKESTEKLTMSFEGIRNVKSAIETLEYLERG
- a CDS encoding DUF4249 domain-containing protein, translating into MIKPIGFKLSAFIFLSLFFIGCQKEIQLDLREAATQYVLEGSLDDSTGFKLRITQSKPFYDDNTFNPISSAVVEVSDNLGNVSLIPYDTNGFYLDSTIKAISGRTYTVKVVDNGKEFKCTSIAQPKTPIKKVTIGSFNFGGGPDGPGLVRFLQVWYDEHPGQGNHYRLVYNNPKDSESLSKINLQDDRFGDGIETQILVFGGREKGDGNLEIGDTVYVSLQTIDKACYDYFYTLDQITGGGRGASVTPSDPISNWDNQALGVFTLATSSSKRVIIDK
- a CDS encoding TonB-dependent receptor; this translates as MMKKGQLCLVLLLLLIIPAEILAQQLFTLSGTIKDSKSGEELIGANVYVKSNPTNGTTTNSYGFYSLTLPSGKYEIAIQYIGYQTVVKEVDLVSNVKLDFEIVLSSQVLKEVEVKAEKENANVTSAQMGVTKIDINEIKNIPVIFGERDVLKTISLLPGIKSAGEGNAGFYVRGGGTDQNLILLDEAPVYNASHLLGFFSVFNSDAIKDLTLYKGNMPAEYGGRLSSVVDIRMKEGNLKKYIVTGGIGLIASRLTIEGPIVKDKGSFIVSGRRTYADLFLKLSKDEAQRNTKLYFYDLNAKANYKIGANDRIFLSGYFGRDNFSFNNLFGIDYGNATASARWNHVFNSKWFSNTTFIYSNYSYKIKLSLGESNIDIVSKIQDWNLKEDIQYYYNNRNTFKVGFQSIYHTFVPGIIQADDSSGFVSKSFPKKFAWENAVYLQHEKEFGSIFKVNYGLRLSTFSLLGPDVFYSFDQDAYVTDSSVIGKGGFYKTYLRLEPRITANYILSENHSIKASYSRNIQNLHLLSNSTVSSPTDRWIPSSNNVLPETADQIALGYFSNFLKNQFEASVEVYYKWLGNQVDYKNNAELRGNQFVEADLLRGKGRAYGLEFYVKRKVGKLSGWVSYTLSRTERSFEGIDNGRWFAAKQDRTHDLSIVGMWQFHPKWVLSATFVYYTGNAVTFPSGKYEVNGQIVEHYTERNGYRMPAYHRLDLGLTWNRKMTEKRESSWNLSIYNVYMRENAFQINFEQDPNDPSRTRAMQLSLFKIVPTISYNFKF
- a CDS encoding asparagine synthetase B, which encodes MLRLFLLPLLLLAFSARCSYILIPMDQTQKNHLKAYGIAYWVLKNDVEVDWLLNYRGGSFMFKHFKELENECRIRGVSYEVIADVQSTAILQEISDPQLNMDVAKLEKPPKIAVYSPKNKQPWDDAVTLVLTYAEVPYDIIYDEEIITGKLPLYDWLHLHHEDFTGQYGKFYSQYRNAPWYIEQVRATEQMAKSLGFTKVSQLKLGVAQKIRDFTAGGGFLFTMCSATDSYDIALSAAGVDICESMFDGDPADPNPDPKLNFSNTFAFKDFKLVKDPYQYEYSTIDATETRNVPKNSDFFTLFEFSAKWDPVPTMLCQNHEQIIKGFMGQTTAFNKKYLKTEVLVLGDNKAANEARYIHGEFGKGTWTFYGGHDPEDYQHMVGDPPTDLNLHPNSPGYRLILNNILFPAAKKKKQKT